One region of Aminobacterium colombiense DSM 12261 genomic DNA includes:
- the argH gene encoding argininosuccinate lyase: protein MWKGRFSEETAEIVLNYTQSLDLDWCLAPFDIQGSIAHGRMLVSAGLLSPDEGEKIEGGLRQVLQEIEEKSFTPSIELEDVHMNIEHRLTQLLGPLGAKLHTGRSRNDQIATTLRLYLRDRLQKVQQGMFTLLEAILERAHAHRHIVVPGYTHLQQAQPVSMGHYWMSHFQAFRRDCIRLRAALGSLEDCPLGAGALAGSTLPLDRFYTAKELGFKNPTENSLDSVAHRDYLFDYHYFAAVFAIHCSRLAEDFIIYNSQEFGWLKLPDAFCTGSSMMPQKKNPDVLELTRGRTGQIIGHFVDLLVMLKGLPMTYNRDLQEDKRGLLASLAVILSIIEILPEFLSRVEVDEKRAVLGMENGMILATDVAEYLVKEGVPFRDAHWKAGQLVRYCLDNGRSLLDLTLSEWKAIIPEAKEDLLSILSLKESVARRQTYGGTGFICVERQIEEGDGWLAYQKKRDNACSSS from the coding sequence ATGTGGAAAGGGCGCTTTAGTGAAGAAACAGCAGAAATCGTTTTGAACTACACCCAGTCTCTTGATCTGGACTGGTGCCTTGCTCCCTTTGATATCCAGGGGAGCATCGCCCATGGGAGAATGCTTGTTTCTGCCGGTCTTTTGTCCCCTGACGAAGGAGAAAAAATAGAAGGCGGACTTCGTCAGGTCTTACAGGAAATAGAAGAGAAAAGTTTTACCCCCTCTATTGAATTAGAAGATGTGCATATGAACATAGAGCACCGTCTTACCCAATTGCTCGGACCTCTGGGGGCGAAGCTTCATACTGGGCGTAGCCGCAACGACCAGATTGCTACGACGTTGCGCCTTTATTTGCGTGATAGACTGCAAAAGGTTCAACAAGGCATGTTCACCCTTCTTGAGGCTATTCTGGAAAGAGCCCATGCTCATCGCCATATTGTTGTTCCGGGATACACTCACTTGCAGCAGGCTCAGCCAGTAAGCATGGGCCATTACTGGATGTCCCATTTTCAGGCATTTCGAAGGGATTGCATCCGTCTTCGGGCTGCTCTGGGCTCACTGGAAGATTGCCCTCTTGGCGCAGGGGCCCTTGCGGGTTCAACATTGCCTCTTGATCGTTTTTATACTGCAAAGGAGCTTGGATTTAAGAACCCGACGGAGAACAGTCTTGATTCTGTAGCCCATAGAGATTATTTATTTGATTATCACTATTTTGCGGCGGTGTTTGCAATACATTGCAGCAGATTGGCCGAGGATTTTATTATTTACAATAGTCAGGAATTTGGCTGGCTTAAACTTCCTGACGCTTTCTGCACGGGCTCAAGCATGATGCCCCAGAAGAAAAATCCTGACGTATTGGAGCTGACCCGTGGAAGGACAGGACAAATCATAGGACACTTCGTTGATTTGCTTGTTATGCTAAAAGGACTGCCCATGACATATAATCGGGATTTGCAGGAAGATAAACGAGGTCTTCTGGCATCTCTTGCCGTTATTCTCTCGATTATAGAAATTCTGCCAGAGTTTTTGTCTCGTGTAGAAGTTGATGAAAAAAGAGCTGTTTTAGGAATGGAAAATGGTATGATCCTTGCTACCGATGTGGCCGAGTATCTGGTTAAGGAAGGTGTTCCTTTCAGAGACGCTCATTGGAAAGCCGGACAGCTTGTTCGCTATTGTCTCGATAACGGGCGGTCTCTTCTGGATCTGACCCTGTCTGAATGGAAAGCTATTATTCCAGAAGCGAAAGAAGACCTTTTATCCATTCTTTCTCTTAAAGAGAGTGTCGCCAGGCGGCAAACCTATGGAGGAACAGGTTTTATATGTGTAGAGCGGCAAATAGAAGAAGGGGATGGGTGGCTCGCGTATCAAAAGAAGAGAGATAACGCCTGCTCTTCCAGTTGA
- a CDS encoding S1 RNA-binding domain-containing protein translates to MVEDKRSDQAPVSVGDTVECEVEQIMPYGAFVRLSTGQRAMIHISELSYSYVKKVEDVLEVGKKVTAKVIKIDEKNRIDLSLKKMEERPPVAPSAPKETEDNFEKKLSNFLKISDQKIADLNSKLNNAKASKKRSKRSK, encoded by the coding sequence ATGGTAGAAGATAAGAGGAGTGACCAGGCTCCCGTGAGTGTCGGGGATACGGTCGAATGTGAAGTGGAGCAGATCATGCCTTATGGTGCTTTTGTACGCCTTTCCACGGGACAGAGAGCGATGATTCACATTTCAGAACTCTCGTATAGCTATGTTAAGAAAGTGGAAGATGTTCTTGAGGTCGGCAAGAAGGTAACGGCGAAAGTGATCAAGATTGACGAAAAAAACCGGATTGATCTTTCCTTGAAAAAAATGGAAGAACGTCCTCCTGTTGCTCCTTCTGCTCCTAAAGAGACAGAGGATAACTTTGAAAAAAAGCTATCAAATTTCCTAAAAATTAGCGATCAGAAAATAGCGGATCTCAATAGCAAGTTAAATAATGCGAAAGCGAGCAAAAAACGGAGCAAAAGAAGCAAATGA
- a CDS encoding DUF501 domain-containing protein → MKRQMVHRKFKNDIVAGVTYYCQWGAPQVLLCRPMVKKRPFPTSFWLTCPYLIQKCGELESQQGVKALEEYLQKRVSLHDWVLYHVLHMNIRMSLFPPAQRMYLQKRRPSLWKALRRGGVGGIQDKNSFKVKCLHLHVASWLALRTHPAGEWLHQNLQQVSCPVPECYPCFIKGGGRNVERAL, encoded by the coding sequence GTGAAGCGTCAAATGGTTCATCGCAAGTTTAAAAACGACATCGTGGCAGGAGTAACCTATTACTGCCAATGGGGGGCTCCACAAGTTCTCCTATGCAGGCCAATGGTGAAGAAAAGGCCTTTCCCCACGTCTTTTTGGTTAACGTGTCCCTATCTCATTCAGAAGTGCGGCGAACTTGAATCTCAACAGGGCGTGAAGGCTTTAGAAGAATATCTACAGAAAAGGGTTTCTCTCCATGATTGGGTTCTTTACCATGTGCTTCATATGAATATACGCATGTCCCTTTTTCCTCCGGCCCAAAGAATGTACCTTCAAAAAAGACGGCCTTCATTATGGAAGGCTTTGCGTCGGGGAGGGGTAGGAGGGATTCAGGATAAAAATTCTTTTAAAGTAAAATGTCTTCATCTTCATGTCGCTTCATGGCTAGCGCTGAGAACACACCCTGCCGGAGAGTGGCTTCATCAAAACCTGCAACAGGTTAGCTGCCCCGTTCCAGAGTGCTACCCATGTTTTATAAAAGGAGGGGGAAGGAATGTGGAAAGGGCGCTTTAG